The genomic window CGGTCGCGATGCGCCGCGACAGCCTGAGAAACGTTCCCGGTTTCTCGTAGGCCAGTGCCAACCGATTTTTCCATCCACGACGATTTTTCTCGTCCCCCTTGTCCCCCATCCATTTCTCCGTGATCGTCGAATCAATGCTACGCGCGTCAACGTCGTTCCCTCTCGTGTGCTTTTCCCTTCTCTTACTCCCATAAGACGTGTGTCGCGCATACCAGAGGAAGATTGCGCTTTCTCTCGTGGCGCGcgcggaaaaaaaaaatcgagctCGCACGATCGGAGAACAGTATTTTACAAGCGGCCTAGCACAGAGTCGCGGCTCGCCCAGCTCGACCACCGGCCGTGCCGTGCCATGTATATACACTCTCTTTCCCATCTTTCTCTCGCCCTTCCCTCTCTATCGCACCCTCTATCCGTACGGCTGTCTATATTGTAAATGACACACGATGGAAACCCCGCACGGTACGGGTCCGGTCGTTAACCGGCGCCACgagtatatttttgtaattttgtattttgcatCACGCGCCTTTCTCCGCACCGGACCGGACCGGAGGTCCGGCGACGTCTCACCCGGCCGATTGCCCGGAGAATCGATCTCGTTTGTCGATGCCCCGTCGTTCAATCCCTCAGGATACATTCGCGATGGGGATAACGCGGACAGATTCACGCACGCGTTCCATTTAACACTGTGCGAAAGTGCTGCGCGCATCCGACAGTTAACGAAGCGAATGTACGTACGTCATACCCGGCATCGGCGATAATTTATTGATTGTCGCAGAGTGTACCCTGAATTGCGATTGCGAAACCGTCTCACCTATGCGTCCCACGCCGCGGATGTTCGACACCGATCGATCACGGGACCGTGTAACACCTATCTCGTCTATTTCAAATGCCATTGACCGCACGTATCTTTCGTACAAACCCCCTTttccactctctctctcttccccctcGTAACGAGGAACTTATTAATCCTTGACAACGAAGTAATcgtttaaataactttttatttttattccgagGATAACCGAGATCCTCAAATAAAACCCCTGAAATGTCATCGAAGCAATCGAACGTTCAATTCAaagttctctttatttttgtacataatgtGAAATCCGATGGGtctgttttaaattattctccAGTTATCGTAGATATTCTAATTTTCATTTGCTGAAGATTTTACGTTCGGATATAATTACGTTTCCAAGATATGCGGTTCTCCGTTTATCGCCGGAGTAAAAAAGGACATGTATTGTCCAGAGAGTCGACGCGCATAGTCGgggacaaaattaaaaatgcgatTTTGCACGAACGAAGGCCGACATCGTTGAACACTTTCAGCGATATCGCGATGTTGTGTCGCGAATTCTCAGCGCTCAATTATCTATCCAACTGCCAACTACAACGCAATGTCGTTTGCGTGATATTTCATATATCGTGCACGCACACTCCTCGCTTCCAATGCCCTTCGATTTGTACGTGCTCGCGAAGTGTAACggtaatttacattaaaataggaGGTAATTTACGACTGACACAAGCAAGCTCATTTAGGCTGCTCCCGTTTTGTACGTGCTGCACACACAGCGGGGAGCTTGATCgaaatttttgtcgaaattaatagtattaatgtcatttcaataattttaatatattcgcATATTACGCAtatcattaatatcatttatataattttaatgctattggctattaaaattgttaaatgctTTCGACGATTTAGATTGGTTGTATATTTTATGatgaaaattgttaattattaaagttattaaatattttgaataattttaaaatttgtgccAGATGCCCCGATTTCTTATATACAAACGTTTGCTCTTACGAAAAAGATGAACGCGAATATATTAAACTTACCGATATGACGCTTCAATTTCTGCCAATGAGCGGTCAATCGAAGGTACCGTCCAATATAGATCGGTCCAACTCGCAATCTTCCGAGCAATTATTTACGGATCTAATTAGAACACACTTTTTATAAGACGCGTGCGTTTCGTAGTGTATAGTTCAGTGAAAACGTTCCGTACAGACCTAAAGCGTATCACGCCAAGTATTCAGCATTTTGCATTTATTGCAACATTCCGAAGAATGATTTTGTACTCTGCAATCGCGATATACAAAACGGTCACACATATTCCAACGAGCTGCGCGCAGTTTCGTTTCTTCGAATCAAATAGGGTTTTAGAGAAGACATTTAGGAAAAGACGTGAATTCTTTAGAGTATACGCATCTTTAAATTAAACGCATTCCTGACACACGGGCATATGTACGTAGAAACGTTCAGATTTTTCACCTGCATTTATTGCAAATTCCTTATACTTACCATATTGAATTTTTGTCTCGCACTCcaaataaattcatattatttttttatataacgtgCGAAGTATTCGGTGACTGACTTAATTGTTCTCGTCTCTCAAGACTGACAATCTTAGAATTAGGGCAGTGTCTTCTGGTTTTACGTACATTACGGACACAGTCTTCTCGCTATTTCTCGATAGAAGAGGAATTGCATTTATATCAGGTAATGCGCAATGCCATCGTGAATTTCGCCTAAGTTAACTTTTACAAGATACGCTACGTGAAACTGGGTGTTCCTTTctcaatgaaataatttgttaatccatatatatttatacagtgAAATTTGTAAACatgaataattatcattaattaacaTCGATTGAAGCCAAATCGAACTACGTTCGTTTGCTTCTATTATTACTTGTTACAAAACGATCGTGGTTTATTAGTTAATATTAGTTAATAAGCCGTTTGTCGAgcgcataaacaattgttaaaactGCCTAATTGCTGCACCTACTGGCGCTAAATCTCGATGAAGGAAGAACGTAACGTGTACgagttaaataaaaacatacaaaGTACATGCACGAAAACGCcgctaatatataaataacaattctGTTGACGCATGTTGAACACTAAGGATCGCATCTAACTCGTTGCCCAACGAGCATCTCTCTACAGAATCGTgaatcaaaaaaaaagaataataacgTTTTGTTGGCGCAATTTCGTAATCCCGGACGAGAGTACTGTGAAATTGTGGGAGCTAAGAAgatcgaaaaatgtttttatcgaGATATGTAAGTCGGAATGATAATGTGAATGTAAATGATTTATATCTGCGTGTCGTATGTTGTAGATAATAATCTTAATCCGAAAACATGTAACATTCGCGTTTCTCTGCCAGATTCTACATACGTTAGAAGTATGTTCAACGATTgaggaaaaattttatcattatcaaCGGCATATTTTTACCGTTATTCCTATTAAGTATTCTTACTATTTGTACGATTAGTTTTATCATTGATTTTCTATTACCATTGCTATGTTTTAATgtagttacattttttaatgtattgctATGATGATTATATTTAGGCTATACGGTTACTAATGTCGCCATTATTGTCGTCATTACTGTAATTAATTATGGAAAAGATACCTTGCCTTGTAATAAACGTCTCAATTTTCGATGGttcaaataatgaattttcgGGTCGCGATTATGATTTGTACGTACAATGTATTAACATACTGGCGctgtaaatattatacatattttataaatgaaatatttagtgtgattgtaatattacaataatgtacTGAAAGCACCACTCTGTACACTCCACTAAATATATgggttaaattttaataaatatttcccgACCCCAAATCTGATCCATTTTTACCACCTGTTTTTCAggtacttttattattattattgagggattgctaaataaataacgcaggttttatttaaaaggatatatatttttgttaagaaaatagcgatatatagatttttcataattatttcataaaacataggttttcagtaaaaatatattgaacacTTATACATCATTATATgctaaaacgttaaaattatataatttcttaagtTTTATCTTCTTTGGTTTCTTTCTTTAGTTTCGACAGTGCAGTCTCACCGTATTTTGCCATCAGTTCTTTGACAAATTCATCCTTCAACTTTTTAAGacatctgtaaaataaatacaaaagaatagaaacacaaaaaaatattgtatgacAAACAGACATCTTGCTACATCGTTACAATGTTTTATTGAATGTTTGACATAAAAGAGCATCTTACATATAGTACATTACCTTCTGTATACAGAATCTGTTCTAAATTTGGCGATATCTAAACTAGGAGCGTGAGGTCGATGAATAATAAAGGTGTCTGGTAAAACGATGTATCtgcaatttcaatttaaattgtgCGCTACGTCAATCAGATCCGGATCAGAAAATTTCATTattgaaatgaataaaattactgCGGCTTACTTATAATCTAGCGCCGTTAAATGGGTCACGTATGAAACTTTATTCCAGCCAAATCCGACAAATCGAGTGTCGTAGCGCGGAGCGGATTTCGAAACCACTATATAAGGTTCGAAAATATAAGGTTCGAAATCTGGTTCCCATGAAACCTACGGATCATTTGTTATGcattcattgtttttttttacttgcacgtatatcttatttattttaattagtctGTTCGAAAATGGGTTTGattattactagtaaaataatgcagttggcagaagtaaaaattactagtgttgcgttttgtttcttccaccagtaGAACCAGTAGACAATCCTAAATAGTCCGAAtcatttcaacgttaccgcaagtttatagtaacattgcagaaatcttttgtaattttcatacaatattacaatattttaatgtaagatttatacaatgtttctttaatctttcaatgctagttatgattctaaccttcactttttataacaagtgttatattaatgattaatattattaaaatatggatttttttagtttaaataaagttttatttttttatcaaaatttcaaaatattacatttaatctaGCGGTTATTAAAAATGCATATTAATCTTTTGTGTACATTCGCTctcctattttctttttctttcattcaattaaaaattaaatcatttaaaattaacaaacaaagttaagttaaaagttattaactttattatttaacttttaattttttaattactctacCCCGCAAATAAGTTACAAGAATTTGTAATGCAGTGCAATGCCAGATCTCACTAAAAGTCTCGCGCAGCGTGAGAGACTCCGCTCATTCATAGCGTGCACGCCGGTTAATGCTTctccactcgggtcgttgaccgcagaCGGTCCCGGCAGCAagcgcacgtgcttgccgtctgggccgcctccccactctctcGGCCGACGAAGAGTGGGAAGGCGGCCCAGACGGTAAGCACGTGCGCTTGTCTACCGTGACTGtctgcggtcaacgacccgacgACCCGAGTGGGAAGACATTAACCTGCGTGCACGCGCGCTATGGGTGAGCGGAGTCTCACActgcgcgagactaccgcaACGACTTTTAGTGAGATCTTCTCGTATCGCACCGTGTTACAAGCTCTTGTAACTCATTTGCAGTtgttgagtaattaaaaaattaaaagttaaataaaagagaaaagaattaaaataataaaaaatgaaaagagaaggaagaaaagaatttttaaatacgaaaaaagatgaagatgaagagaagaaaggaaaagaagggaaagagtttaaaataaaaagatccatattttaataatattaatcattaatacaaCACTTGTTATAAAAAGTGCAGGTTAGAATCATAACcagcattgaaagattaaagaaacattgcataaaccttacattaaaacattgtaatgGAATTatatggaagttacaaaagatgtctgtaatgttactacaagcttgcagtaacgttgaaatgttcgcaattttaaatctgaaaaCCTTTATGACATTTCAAACTATTTGAaatcgtctactggttttactggaagaaacgaaacgcaatgccagtaatttttacttttcccaactgtattatttttatttgtaataatcaaacttattttcgaacagagggaatgtatttaatatatataaggtGTCTCCCTCGGCAGCTCGTTTAATTACGGATCTCGCACGCACTTGGTAAGGTTCCGTACTATTTCGCCATAAGCTGTAATTTGTGGCGGCGTGTCCCTGCGTCCAAACGTGATAGCGAAACGTGTACAAAATACCGCGTTTAAGAAACTTCAGTAGTTCCTCCTTGTTGGCAGGGAACGTGAACCTGTAAGAGACGACTTTTCCCAATAAAACAATCTACTTCAATGGATCGCGACGATGGGGAGTTACCTGTAGCGTTCAGTTTCGAATGCTGGCACAATCAAAGCTACTTTGTCTGATTCGTTGATATTTAAGCGATTGATATGATTCATGATATTTTCATACAGCCCAAATTGTGGTAAAAAGTCAATATCAAGTTGGAAGACGAATGACGTTGGTACGTATGATACCGCAgtgtttcttaaataattaataggATAAAGATCCTGAAAAATAAAACacgataaagataaaaagaggAGTAAATTATTGGGTTTTCATCTAGAAACAATGTAACGTAATAAAAATcagagttttataataatataaaaaacgtCAAGCATatttacaaagtaataaaataaatggaatCCAGACCAAAATTAATGAGCTTTACGTAAgataagatttaatttatttcatttaaggCGTCATCTCACTGTGATCTCatggattcaaaaaatcaattttttgcatttttgtaatGCTTGAAGTCTTAAAAATATGCCCCtacaatattattatgaaattcGCATCGGCAgtaaacatttaatttagttagctttaaacgtgtttttctggaaattatattttcatagctagacttatttttaaacagaatgtttataataaaattgtcagTTAAATATAggacttttaaattaaattattattgtttttgtttagaaattgtttttgaaaaacaactttaaaaaaatgacgactttttttcatgaaataacgAACCTTTTTTTCCAAACGGCActgtattgttaaaaattactgtttcaaaAAAATCTCTACTCTTAACTGAAACTACCCTCATCTATTTTAAAacgaaaatagaatttttttatttcagagcTTCCGTTCAGACGCAACACAAGTGCTCGAGCTCCCATGATTTTTTTGGAGAGTTTACTTTATCCAACGCTGAAGCCATAAATATTGATGttattcaatgttttttttataactttttcaatatgtacttttaatatataacaataatagtttataatgtttatggaatttattactttctgcgaaaaaatttacgaaaataaCTTTTTCCGCCGTCACAGGGAAACGTTCTCTTAACGAAAATCAAGACGGAACGTTTCGACCTACTTGGTCTTCATTAACCGTCAATTATATGACGAATAATACTCCCTAAAGTAATTGCATGCAATTCTGATAAGTACATGTTACTAGAAACGAAACTaagataattttacaaagtGTTTCTCGAATCTCTTGCATTTTTAAGCATGCTCTCCAGAGTCAATTGTATCGAATCTACAGTAAAGTTTTATAAGTAGTACACagaaatttgattgataattCATCATTCTCTCACGAGAAACAGCCATGTCTAAAATGTTAACGTGTGACGATGGTGATAAACTGTTTATGGTCAAGCCTATATTGCTTGTAATGAGTACAACAGAGCCTGAATGGAAACAATCTAAAATAACATTctcgatttttataaaataaaataaatttttattaaaatttaaacttacaTCTAAAACTCGTTAATTTTGGTTTGGGTtccatttgtttattttattacttaaagtttttgatttttaacagcacgtcttaaaaaatatagttttatgaAGCGTGATATTCTAACAGCTGCAACTTAAAAAATTGCGTTTATACAATAGATACCGCGTTAGACAATTATTAATTCGTCATTGCATTGCAGAAGCGCAGCGGGCAACATACCCCGTCTTTGTACACAACGTGATAAGCGATATTCCTTCTCGTCCGCAAATCCGCGGAGCCACGCACGAAGTCCAGGAAATTCTGCACCTCCGCGTCGGTCAGGTAAAGCGCGACACTTATGGTCCCCGGCCAGTGTTTCGACAAGGCCTCCAACAGCGGCACCCTCTCCATGCTACACTGAGTGACTAGAGCAACATCCGTCGGCGAGTACACGTTGTATTCGTACTCGAGAAGGAAAGGATGCGTGCGATATAAAAGGGTAGCGCCTTTCTCGAATTCCCGGCACGGACTCAATTCgtagtactaaaaaaaaataaaaggaaaaatgcGCGTGCGATAAGAAAGTCGCATTAAATGAAATACCAGAGAATTTTAggatctttctctctttttctctctgttaACTCACTGGAAGCGCGCTCTCGTGTCTGTCACAGCCGAATAAACGCTTTCGCAACAGATTGCCGTCCATCTCGAGGAAGACTCGGTGCAGTTTCCGAAACTCGTTAACGTGCTTATTGTGAACGTCTTGCTTTCGCGGAGAATTCCAGTGGAGGATCTAAAAGTAAAACGGACGCGCTCGGTCAAAGGTCGATCGATTCTCATTTCCCCGCGGTCTCGGCGACGGTAGAAACGAAGTTACAATGGGACATACGTTTATGCGATTCGTGTCGCGATAGCACGTGTCGCTTATCGTGTGATCGCTCAACTGTATATTCCAGGTACATTCTATCTTGTACACGACAGTCGGTTGCTCGCTGATCACCGCATTTATCACGTCCTGATCGGCCAAGCTGGTCTCCGGTATATGCTCCAGTACGCGTTTCGTCACGCTCTCCCAGGACGTGGCGAACCCTCCGTCTCGTAAACGTTGCAGGTGCATCAGCATCACACCGGTATTGAAACCGCGACCTAGGGCCGGCCACGGTCGCTGACCGTACGACAACGCCTTCACGTACCAGTTACTCTGATTCTCGACCAGACCCAAAGTCTGGCTAGCCGAGAACATTTGGAACATCTTCCACAGCGGGTACATGTCTGTCAGAATGGTCACGTCCGTGTCCAGTACGAGCACCCGGTCCTCTCGCATCGCGTCCGGCAGTATCAACTTCAGGAGACCGTACACCCCCGAATAGTGCTTGTTCGGTATCCAGGAGACCCTCGGCACCCAAACCTCAGCCTCGTAGAACGttacatttactaaaataattccTTCGAGCGATCAGAGaagggaaaaagagaaatttcGCGCGATTTTACTTGACACGCATCTACCCGATAACATACAGTGAAAaatattcacgtataaatatttttttattctgttttcaaaaatctcgattttaatataaactacgCACccgtattgaaaaatttaataaattcaattaaatgcattttatttacGTCGGAAAAGTAAttttctccccctccctctctctctctctctttacacTTCACGCGCCATGTTAACACAGACGTGGATAAAAATTAGGTTTCTCTGCTCCCGTGTGCGTCACAAAGGGGTAGTGCGTGCCCTGTCGTAAAAGCGTACAAACCATGTGGCAAATCCCACGTTCGGAACAGGGTCGAAAGCGTTTTCCTCGCAATTTCGTCGACGAGCAAATGAAAATGCAACGGATTCGTGCGATAAAACAGAATGGACTTCACTACGGTTACGAGAGCGAAGGTTGAATTGTATCCGGCACACACCATGGCTACGTGTATCGTGTCGCATTTCACCTTGAAAATGTACAACATCACTTGCTGGCGTGTATGGCGGGCGCTGATGAAAGTATAAGGTTTACGAGCGTTTACCTCGAAATTGTTTTTTAACTGCGACCGTTCGGGAGAGCGATCCTCCATCCGCAAGTTCGATTTCTCCACCCCCGCCGATAACGATCGCCACTTCCCTCCGCTGACGCTCGTTTTGCCTATCTCCACGGAAGGGACTGGAAACAATGTTCTATGATGCTCTTCAGTGCTAAAGAGGAATCGATGTAACATATTGATTGTCGCAATTACCATTCAGCAGCAGGTACAAATAAAAGATCACGGACGGTACTAAAATGCCGAACAAGCATCCTAGCCATGATCGAGCCATTGTAATATGCCGTACATGTTTCCCAATTCGCGATATGATGTCGCGAATAAATTAGGCTAGACGTTGGAATCTACGAAAGAGAGGAGAATTAATACGAGATACGTGCAACCAAAGTTCTACGCGTCCCATGCTTTAAGAAGGTCCTCCAGtcttttcacataatataagaAAGTTCTTATACAGTTCTTGCATGAAGCCAccaaattttgagaataagtttatgattaatatgtAGACATTCCtgaatatttccaaatttttaattaaaaattttttaatgattttccTCGCGGAGAAAAAGTTAAGGTTACCCCAACAGAATAAAGGAAAAAGTAGTATGGCActcaattacattttattcaataattttgttaataatcaatattttttattaaaacttgaacgattatatttgtcaaagtgttgtcTAATAGTTTCTACACTtaaagtgaaaaaatatttattatttaggatgtgatttataaaaatgtgacgacagTGCATAATGTGGAAGAGAAAATAAGATAGTAATATAaccatttcaaaaataaatttaaaaaatttgttttgttgaaaaaacACAACACTTTGTTatgaaattgtatatttttaaaaatcaagatgAGTTCTGtccgttattttaaataaaaatgaatcgaTTTATTAATGTAGGTCAAAAACGAGcaatattagttaaaaatatataatccgCCGCTATGATATAACAAATAACATAGCGAAACAGCTTTACTTAGTCTTCTTCAGTTGCAAAAACACAATAAAATGTAACtacatattaacaaataataaaaattaaatgcaaaaaaacatAAAGCAATAAACAGAAACAGATCACATTCACATACATATTAATATCATGTTCAAGCGCAGATTTCATGGATATTAATATGTATGCCAATCCCCAATCTGTTTCTGTTTATTGCTTTATGCTTTTTGcgttcaatatttattatctgttaatagttgaattttattatgtttttttgcGACTGAAGAAGACTAAAGCAAAATTAAATCTTGCTTTGctacattatttgtttattggTTTATACTTTTtgcgtttaatttttattatccgtTAATAgttgaattttattatgtttttgcAACTGATAAAGACTAAAGTAGAAACAAGTTGAAACTTGTTTTGCTACATTATCTGTTATATCATAActatagattaaatatttttaattaacatccGTTAATTTGTCTAAAATAACGGACAGAACTcatcttgatttttaaaaatatacaatttcgtaACAAAGTGCTGTgttttttcaacaaaacaaattttttaaatttatttttggaatgGTTAATATTACTATCCTATTTTCTCTTCCATATTATGCACtgttgtcacatttttataaatcacatcctaaataataaatatttcttcactttaagtataaaaactattaaacaaCACCAATTAACAGACAAccaatttattgtaaaaatatttcgaagtgAATATCTCGCTTAAATagagtatattaataaaatactatgctattgaataattttgcataactcgaaatgtatatagcgtaataaaaagttaaataaaaagaaaaatactctACATACATTCGTATGTTCGTTAAATATATTCGTATGATAGTACCCTCAAGtaaaaaaacaatgagaaagcATGTGTAATTAACTGTTAAAATGTACGTTGAAAACGTTTTGAAATGCTGAAAAAAGtgtcttataataattgtcgaTTACTACGTGTTGACATATTAGAATTCGTTACATAATAAAGGAGATAATAGAGATAACATAATGCTTACAGCCGTAATATTATCTTCTCTAATAATTTTCGcctatctatgtaaaagaatt from Solenopsis invicta isolate M01_SB chromosome 2, UNIL_Sinv_3.0, whole genome shotgun sequence includes these protein-coding regions:
- the LOC105196467 gene encoding LARGE xylosyl- and glucuronyltransferase 2, coding for MARSWLGCLFGILVPSVIFYLYLLLNVPSVEIGKTSVSGGKWRSLSAGVEKSNLRMEDRSPERSQLKNNFEVKCDTIHVAMVCAGYNSTFALVTVVKSILFYRTNPLHFHLLVDEIARKTLSTLFRTWDLPHVNVTFYEAEVWVPRVSWIPNKHYSGVYGLLKLILPDAMREDRVLVLDTDVTILTDMYPLWKMFQMFSASQTLGLVENQSNWYVKALSYGQRPWPALGRGFNTGVMLMHLQRLRDGGFATSWESVTKRVLEHIPETSLADQDVINAVISEQPTVVYKIECTWNIQLSDHTISDTCYRDTNRINILHWNSPRKQDVHNKHVNEFRKLHRVFLEMDGNLLRKRLFGCDRHESALPYYELSPCREFEKGATLLYRTHPFLLEYEYNVYSPTDVALVTQCSMERVPLLEALSKHWPGTISVALYLTDAEVQNFLDFVRGSADLRTRRNIAYHVVYKDGDLYPINYLRNTAVSYVPTSFVFQLDIDFLPQFGLYENIMNHINRLNINESDKVALIVPAFETERYRFTFPANKEELLKFLKRGILYTFRYHVWTQGHAATNYSLWRNSTEPYQVSWEPDFEPYIFEPYIVVSKSAPRYDTRFVGFGWNKVSYVTHLTALDYKYIVLPDTFIIHRPHAPSLDIAKFRTDSVYRRCLKKLKDEFVKELMAKYGETALSKLKKETKEDKT